A genomic region of Chlorobaculum parvum NCIB 8327 contains the following coding sequences:
- a CDS encoding DUF2780 domain-containing protein, with amino-acid sequence MELLNMLTSQLNVSEQQASGGAGLLFKLAQEKLGAGEFSQITEAIPGIDRLISSAPDSGGLSSVLGGLASSFGGSGGQLGNLVSLAGGFSKLNLDADMIAKFVPIVLSFVKSQGGDALEGMLANVLG; translated from the coding sequence ATGGAGTTGTTGAACATGTTGACAAGCCAGCTCAATGTTTCGGAGCAGCAAGCCAGTGGCGGCGCAGGATTGCTCTTCAAACTGGCTCAGGAGAAATTAGGCGCAGGAGAATTCAGTCAGATTACAGAGGCGATTCCAGGCATCGATAGACTCATTTCATCTGCTCCTGATTCCGGTGGTTTGTCCAGCGTGTTAGGGGGACTTGCTTCTTCTTTTGGCGGCAGTGGAGGTCAGCTTGGAAATCTTGTTTCCTTGGCTGGAGGGTTCAGCAAGCTGAATCTGGATGCTGACATGATCGCTAAATTTGTTCCCATCGTCCTTTCATTTGTCAAATCTCAAGGTGGGGATGCCCTGGAAGGTATGCTTGCAAACGTACTTGGTTAA
- the rsmI gene encoding 16S rRNA (cytidine(1402)-2'-O)-methyltransferase, with protein sequence MNTRDDHKGTLYVVATPLGNLDDMTYRAVNTLRDAGAIACEDTRRTSILLKHFGIPHKKLLSYHSFNEERAVQQMTALLDEGTDVALVTDAGTPGISDPGYTMASAAHAAGFTIVPIPGASALTAALSVCPLPISSFYFAGFLPHKKGRKTRLEFLAALQSTVVLYESPHRIGRLFEEVNTYLPGATLFVAREITKIHEEFVTGTADELIEHFSGTKVRGEFVVVVHPAGKSKKQKEYDANHH encoded by the coding sequence TTGAACACACGAGACGATCATAAAGGCACCCTCTACGTGGTCGCCACGCCACTCGGGAATCTCGACGACATGACGTACCGGGCGGTCAACACACTCCGCGATGCGGGCGCCATCGCCTGCGAAGACACCCGCCGCACCTCGATTCTGCTCAAACATTTCGGCATCCCACACAAAAAGCTGCTCAGCTACCACAGCTTCAACGAAGAGCGGGCGGTGCAGCAGATGACGGCTCTGCTCGACGAGGGAACCGACGTTGCGCTCGTAACCGACGCGGGCACGCCCGGCATCAGCGATCCCGGCTACACCATGGCGAGCGCTGCGCATGCCGCGGGATTCACCATCGTGCCGATTCCGGGCGCAAGCGCACTGACGGCGGCCCTTTCGGTCTGTCCACTGCCGATCAGCAGCTTCTACTTCGCCGGATTCCTGCCGCACAAGAAGGGCCGCAAAACCCGCCTCGAATTTCTCGCCGCGCTGCAAAGCACGGTGGTGCTCTACGAATCACCGCACCGGATCGGAAGGCTGTTCGAAGAGGTGAACACCTACCTGCCCGGCGCAACGCTTTTCGTCGCCCGCGAAATCACCAAAATTCACGAGGAGTTCGTCACCGGAACGGCAGACGAGCTGATTGAGCACTTCTCCGGCACGAAAGTCCGGGGCGAATTTGTCGTGGTCGTCCATCCCGCAGGCAAATCAAAAAAACAGAAAGAGTACGATGCAAATCATCACTGA
- a CDS encoding ABC transporter ATP-binding protein — translation MQREQILSVSGLKVHFPVRSSGLSGSKQVAKAVNGVSFEVLKGETLGLVGESGCGKTTLGRAIVRLVQPSKGSRIVFCGREIAELGNKEFRPLRKEMQMIFQDPFGSLNPRLTVGQMLGEVLKVHGITKGTKATSQKIDELLDRVGLNSEYASRYPHEFSGGQRQRVGIARALAVNPSFIICDEPVSALDVSIQSQIINLLKDLQRDLGLTYLFIAHDLSVVEYISDRVAVMYLGRIVEIADAGTLYANPKHPYTQALLSAIPMPELDRKHERIVLKGDLPGPLSIPEGCSFHPRCPVAMDECRRREPELLPLNDDSSHRVSCLLYQ, via the coding sequence ATGCAGCGTGAACAGATTCTGTCGGTTAGCGGACTGAAAGTTCATTTTCCGGTCAGAAGCTCCGGATTGTCCGGCAGCAAGCAGGTGGCCAAAGCGGTCAACGGCGTGTCGTTCGAGGTGTTGAAGGGTGAAACCCTCGGGCTGGTGGGCGAGTCGGGCTGCGGCAAAACCACCCTCGGCCGGGCAATCGTGCGCCTGGTACAGCCCTCGAAAGGGAGCCGGATCGTCTTCTGCGGGCGCGAAATCGCCGAACTCGGCAACAAAGAGTTCAGGCCGCTCCGCAAGGAGATGCAGATGATTTTTCAGGATCCGTTCGGTTCGCTCAATCCGCGCCTGACGGTGGGGCAGATGCTTGGCGAGGTGCTCAAAGTACATGGCATCACCAAAGGCACGAAAGCCACCTCGCAGAAGATCGACGAGTTGCTCGACCGGGTGGGGCTCAATAGCGAATACGCCAGCCGCTACCCCCACGAATTCTCCGGTGGCCAGCGGCAGCGCGTCGGCATCGCCAGGGCTCTTGCGGTCAACCCTTCGTTTATCATCTGCGACGAGCCGGTTTCGGCACTCGATGTGTCGATCCAGTCGCAGATCATCAATCTCCTCAAGGATTTGCAGCGTGATTTGGGGCTGACCTACCTTTTCATCGCGCACGATCTTTCCGTGGTCGAGTACATTTCCGATCGCGTGGCGGTGATGTACCTGGGCCGGATCGTCGAAATTGCCGATGCCGGAACGCTGTATGCGAATCCGAAGCACCCGTACACGCAAGCGCTGCTCTCGGCCATTCCGATGCCCGAGCTCGACCGGAAGCACGAACGCATCGTGCTGAAGGGTGACCTGCCCGGCCCGCTTTCGATTCCCGAGGGATGCAGCTTTCATCCGCGTTGTCCCGTGGCGATGGACGAATGCCGGCGGCGCGAGCCTGAGCTGTTGCCATTGAACGATGACTCATCGCACCGGGTGAGCTGTCTGCTTTATCAGTGA
- a CDS encoding YifB family Mg chelatase-like AAA ATPase, protein MLTKLCAAALVGIDALKVEIETNVSGGLPAFTVVGLPDSAIKESRERILTAIRNSGFDLPSKKITVNLAPADVKKEGTSFDLGIAVGLLGSLGEIKGQLEDTIVLGELALDGSVRRINGTLPMAVMAARENIRWMIVPKMNAAEAAVAISAAGAKTQVFGVESLVETAGLLNGTITPEPVKVDVANLFDCEPEYPVDFAEIKGQQAAKKAIEISAAGGHNLLMIGPPGSGKTLLAKALPSILPPLGFEESLETTKIYSVSNLLERNSPLMINRPFRSPHHTTSNVALIGGGAMAKPGEVSLAHNGVLFLDELPEFTRNALEVLRQPLEDREVTVSRAALSTRYPAGFMLVAAMNPSPAGPLKDRDGLPTATPEQIRRYLSKISGPLLDRIDIHIDVPKVENIELFSNGSAESSSVIRKRIIAARAIQQKRFADLPTPRIFTNAQMNAKLIRTFCKLDKQSADKLMEAMNRLNLSARAHDRILKVSRTIADLEGSEQIEMKHLVQGIQYRSLDREFWSF, encoded by the coding sequence ATGCTCACCAAGCTCTGTGCGGCTGCACTCGTTGGCATTGATGCCCTGAAAGTTGAAATCGAAACAAATGTATCAGGAGGATTGCCGGCCTTCACGGTGGTCGGCTTGCCAGACAGCGCAATCAAGGAGAGCCGGGAACGCATCCTGACGGCGATCCGCAATTCTGGCTTCGATCTGCCATCGAAGAAGATCACGGTGAACCTTGCGCCAGCCGATGTCAAAAAGGAGGGGACCTCCTTCGATCTCGGTATCGCGGTCGGCCTGCTGGGTTCACTCGGCGAGATCAAGGGACAGCTTGAAGATACCATCGTGCTCGGTGAGCTGGCGCTGGACGGTTCGGTGCGGCGCATCAACGGCACCCTGCCAATGGCCGTTATGGCCGCGCGGGAGAACATCCGTTGGATGATCGTGCCCAAAATGAACGCAGCAGAAGCAGCCGTAGCCATTTCAGCGGCGGGCGCGAAGACGCAGGTGTTTGGCGTCGAATCGCTGGTCGAGACCGCCGGACTGCTCAACGGCACCATCACCCCTGAACCGGTGAAGGTGGATGTAGCCAACCTGTTCGACTGCGAGCCGGAGTACCCGGTCGATTTCGCCGAAATCAAGGGACAGCAGGCAGCTAAAAAGGCGATTGAAATCTCAGCGGCTGGCGGCCACAATCTGCTGATGATCGGCCCTCCCGGCAGCGGCAAGACGCTTTTGGCCAAGGCGCTGCCAAGCATTCTGCCGCCGCTCGGCTTCGAGGAGTCGCTCGAAACCACCAAAATCTATTCGGTCTCAAACCTGCTCGAACGCAATAGCCCGCTGATGATCAACCGCCCGTTCCGCAGCCCGCACCACACCACGAGCAACGTGGCGCTGATCGGCGGCGGTGCAATGGCCAAGCCGGGCGAGGTGAGCCTGGCCCACAACGGCGTGCTGTTTCTCGACGAGCTACCGGAGTTCACCCGGAACGCGCTCGAAGTGCTGCGCCAGCCGCTCGAAGACCGCGAGGTGACCGTGTCGCGCGCGGCGCTCTCGACGCGCTACCCGGCGGGCTTCATGCTGGTGGCGGCGATGAATCCCAGCCCCGCCGGGCCGTTGAAAGATCGCGACGGGCTGCCGACCGCCACGCCGGAGCAGATCCGGCGCTACCTCTCTAAAATTTCCGGCCCGCTGCTAGACCGCATCGACATCCACATCGACGTGCCCAAGGTCGAGAACATCGAGCTGTTTTCGAACGGATCTGCCGAAAGCTCCAGCGTGATCCGCAAGCGCATCATCGCCGCGCGCGCCATCCAGCAGAAGCGTTTCGCCGACCTGCCTACGCCTCGCATCTTCACCAATGCGCAGATGAACGCCAAACTGATCCGCACCTTCTGCAAGCTTGACAAGCAAAGTGCCGACAAGCTGATGGAGGCGATGAACCGCCTGAACCTCTCGGCCAGAGCGCACGACCGCATCCTGAAAGTAAGCCGAACCATCGCCGACCTGGAGGGATCGGAACAGATCGAAATGAAGCATCTGGTGCAGGGTATCCAGTACCGCAGTCTCGACCGTGAGTTCTGGAGTTTTTGA
- the sppA gene encoding signal peptide peptidase SppA, whose translation MLTGCLTVVVLFVLLIGGVWLASSWSDKLPERFVLRVPVKGQIEERSPDSGLFSFGQRAEPLSLEALMTILDRAQSDKRVESVLLDIDGLSTSTAKIQELSSSIDALRKSGKKVTALLRTPADKDYLLAVACDSIIVQKNSWMQLDGFKAELFFFAEPLKKLGIGFQAAQWKKYKSAIEPYTRNSPSPESLQELNSLLDDSWANYLDQVARRRHIGRDAFREVIDSLAVLTPEQALERKLIDRVLSIRQLEKEYRKRFGKPFDELVVNAGSYLSSTGDLEPHGTGNRIAVITINGLIVGDSIAGMGDDEEIDVASVRRAVDAALDDSKVKAIVLRIDSPGGEALAASSMLELLEEAAQKKPLVASMSGSAASGGYMVALAANKIYAQPLTVTGSIGVFALKPDFSGLLEKTGIHREVLTRGRFADAYTPFKPFDDAAFRKFVETTGHIYEDFTGKVAKSRHLTAEQVEAVAGGRVWSGKRAVEVGLVDEIGGLNDAVQEASRLAKLKKGTKPEMLYLPARKTWIERFFDGDAVQAVADMSDHLATQSLARLLPVSQLPGTATVRFLLRTEEPQVLAIQPFGVEMN comes from the coding sequence TTGCTCACAGGATGCCTGACGGTGGTCGTGCTTTTTGTGCTTCTCATTGGCGGTGTCTGGCTGGCAAGCTCCTGGAGCGACAAGCTGCCCGAACGATTCGTGCTCAGGGTTCCCGTGAAGGGGCAGATCGAAGAACGTTCGCCGGATTCGGGGCTTTTTTCATTTGGCCAGAGAGCCGAGCCGCTTTCGCTCGAAGCATTGATGACCATTCTCGACCGGGCGCAGAGCGATAAGCGAGTCGAGTCCGTTTTGCTCGACATCGACGGGCTCAGCACCTCCACGGCGAAAATCCAGGAGCTGAGCAGTTCGATCGATGCTCTCCGGAAGTCGGGGAAAAAAGTGACCGCACTGCTGCGCACGCCGGCGGACAAGGACTATCTGCTTGCCGTCGCCTGCGATTCGATTATCGTGCAGAAAAATTCGTGGATGCAGCTTGACGGTTTCAAGGCTGAACTCTTCTTCTTTGCCGAACCGCTCAAAAAACTTGGCATTGGCTTTCAGGCTGCGCAGTGGAAAAAGTATAAAAGCGCCATTGAGCCCTATACCAGGAACTCACCGAGTCCGGAGAGCCTCCAAGAGCTGAACTCCTTGCTCGACGATTCGTGGGCCAACTATCTCGACCAGGTCGCCCGGCGTCGGCATATCGGCAGGGATGCGTTCCGCGAGGTGATCGACTCGCTGGCCGTCCTGACCCCCGAGCAGGCGCTTGAGCGGAAGCTGATCGATCGCGTGCTCTCCATCCGGCAGCTTGAAAAGGAGTACCGGAAACGCTTCGGCAAGCCCTTCGATGAGCTGGTGGTCAACGCCGGGAGCTACCTTTCCTCCACCGGCGACCTGGAGCCTCATGGCACCGGCAATCGCATCGCCGTCATTACCATCAACGGCCTGATTGTCGGCGACAGTATTGCGGGCATGGGGGATGACGAAGAGATCGATGTCGCTTCGGTTCGCCGGGCGGTTGATGCCGCACTTGATGATTCAAAGGTCAAGGCAATCGTGCTCAGGATCGACAGCCCGGGCGGTGAGGCATTGGCCGCATCGTCGATGCTCGAACTGCTTGAGGAGGCCGCACAGAAAAAGCCGCTGGTCGCTTCGATGTCGGGCAGCGCGGCTTCGGGAGGGTACATGGTCGCTCTTGCCGCCAACAAAATCTACGCCCAGCCGTTGACCGTGACCGGCTCCATTGGCGTGTTCGCCCTCAAGCCGGATTTCAGTGGCCTGCTCGAAAAAACCGGCATCCACCGTGAGGTGCTGACCCGCGGGCGGTTTGCCGATGCTTACACGCCTTTCAAACCTTTCGATGATGCCGCTTTCAGGAAATTTGTCGAAACCACCGGGCACATTTATGAGGACTTCACCGGCAAGGTTGCCAAAAGCCGGCATCTGACTGCCGAGCAGGTCGAAGCCGTGGCTGGTGGCCGCGTCTGGAGTGGCAAGCGGGCGGTCGAGGTTGGTCTGGTTGACGAGATCGGCGGGCTCAATGATGCCGTGCAGGAAGCGAGCCGGCTTGCCAAGCTGAAAAAGGGGACAAAGCCGGAAATGCTCTATCTGCCTGCCCGCAAAACCTGGATCGAACGTTTTTTTGATGGAGATGCCGTGCAGGCTGTTGCGGACATGTCCGATCATCTGGCCACCCAATCGCTTGCGAGGTTGCTTCCTGTCTCACAGCTTCCCGGTACGGCAACCGTTCGCTTCCTGCTCCGCACTGAAGAGCCTCAAGTGCTTGCAATCCAGCCGTTTGGGGTTGAGATGAATTGA